A genomic window from Candidatus Pelagisphaera phototrophica includes:
- a CDS encoding small ribosomal subunit Rsm22 family protein, with product MELVAPDWEILHRLRNRFLNESGSVGLYWESANDLVQYHQYFASRIGWKWDAAISQAKQLDWQLQSSQILDWGCGTGIATLRILEAFGTDKVTEVILWDHSIAATSFAQKTLQEKYPNLKVTFSNDLSSINLADTLCLASHVLNELSLTDRESLNRLFSQSQQVFWVEPGSYDSSRLLLEQREELLPYFNPIAPCICDLPCPMKEEANTIHWCHFFAKPPIVAFTEAHWAQFSKVMEIDLRSLPYSFIVMDSLNLKSRQLTAGKSRVLGRPRQYKGYTRIYSCDENGHNDYELWKREDKTLWKTIKKNKSGTLYEWTRIDSGKILAGKIVEGALESLKVQGEP from the coding sequence ATGGAATTAGTGGCTCCAGACTGGGAAATCTTACATCGACTGAGAAATCGTTTTCTCAACGAAAGTGGCAGCGTTGGTCTCTATTGGGAATCCGCAAACGACCTTGTCCAGTACCACCAGTACTTTGCTTCTCGAATCGGATGGAAATGGGATGCCGCAATCTCTCAAGCCAAGCAACTGGACTGGCAGTTGCAATCGTCTCAGATTCTTGACTGGGGTTGCGGAACGGGAATCGCGACGCTCAGAATCCTCGAGGCATTTGGAACAGATAAAGTAACGGAGGTAATCTTATGGGACCATTCGATAGCTGCGACCTCATTCGCCCAGAAAACGCTTCAAGAAAAGTATCCAAATCTTAAGGTCACTTTCTCCAATGACCTCTCAAGCATTAACTTAGCGGACACCCTTTGCCTGGCAAGCCATGTACTCAACGAACTGTCATTGACTGATCGAGAGTCCCTGAATCGTCTTTTCTCACAATCTCAACAGGTCTTTTGGGTCGAGCCTGGAAGCTACGACAGCAGCCGCCTCTTACTAGAACAGCGAGAGGAGTTACTCCCATACTTCAATCCTATCGCCCCCTGTATTTGCGATCTCCCTTGCCCCATGAAAGAGGAGGCAAATACGATCCACTGGTGCCACTTTTTCGCTAAACCGCCCATCGTTGCTTTCACAGAGGCGCACTGGGCCCAGTTTTCGAAAGTGATGGAAATCGATCTCCGGAGCCTCCCCTACAGTTTTATAGTCATGGACTCGTTAAATCTCAAAAGCAGACAGCTTACTGCTGGCAAGTCCCGCGTATTGGGTCGGCCTCGGCAATACAAGGGCTATACCCGTATCTATTCCTGCGACGAGAATGGCCACAATGATTACGAGCTTTGGAAACGCGAAGACAAGACCCTCTGGAAAACGATCAAGAAAAACAAGAGCGGTACACTCTACGAATGGACTCGAATCGACTCGGGCAAGATCCTCGCGGGGAAAATCGTAGAAGGTGCCTTGGAGTCGCTTAAAGTCCAAGGGGAACCTTAG
- the xseA gene encoding exodeoxyribonuclease VII large subunit, translating into MSDSFLAQFGEEETCTVSEYTRRIKRLLEGSVGPEWIKGEVSNFRRQASGHLYFSLKDEGAQLPVVMFRGNASGLDFDFDNGVEIVVYGELSVYEPHGRYQLIARSAIASGQGRLHREFERLKKKLFEEGLFDKEHKKPLPLAPRRVAFITSPSGAAIQDFIRILKRRGWSGRLTVVPAKVQGLDASNSLQDALSLVLKVGGFDLIVLGRGGGSLEDMWCFNDEMLARALSISPIPTISAVGHEIDFSLTDFVSDVRAETPSAAAELISSAYIDVVSRIEYARDTIVDQAEDGIALSRRNLGDWATRLKAASPQRSLETAALRIDELSSRLLSVLTRELSRAKGELNQSKLAFGRLRPDRVASEYRLRINELAKRILDRMERKLALARHGLIETSGKFQSLSPKATLKRGYAILSEEDGKTISSVARLSKSKRLLATLSDGETWLRVNKSGNP; encoded by the coding sequence GTGAGCGATTCCTTCCTAGCGCAGTTTGGCGAAGAGGAAACGTGTACTGTTTCGGAATACACGCGCCGAATAAAGCGATTGCTCGAAGGTTCCGTGGGGCCTGAATGGATCAAGGGCGAGGTATCCAACTTTAGGAGGCAGGCCAGCGGGCACCTCTACTTTTCTCTCAAGGACGAAGGAGCTCAGCTTCCGGTCGTCATGTTTCGCGGAAATGCCTCCGGGCTCGATTTCGATTTCGATAACGGTGTAGAGATCGTGGTGTATGGAGAATTGAGTGTTTACGAGCCTCACGGACGCTACCAATTAATCGCCCGCTCGGCGATCGCCTCGGGTCAAGGGAGATTGCACAGAGAGTTTGAGCGGCTGAAGAAGAAGCTGTTTGAAGAAGGGCTCTTTGACAAGGAGCACAAGAAGCCACTCCCCCTTGCCCCCCGAAGAGTGGCGTTCATCACTTCTCCTAGCGGAGCGGCGATTCAGGATTTTATCCGCATTCTCAAGAGGCGGGGCTGGTCTGGCCGGTTGACAGTGGTCCCCGCCAAGGTCCAGGGGCTAGATGCATCCAACTCTCTTCAAGACGCGCTTTCCTTAGTCCTAAAAGTGGGTGGATTCGATCTGATCGTTCTGGGTCGTGGGGGTGGAAGTTTGGAGGACATGTGGTGCTTCAATGACGAAATGCTCGCTAGGGCCCTTTCAATTTCTCCGATTCCTACGATCTCGGCAGTCGGGCACGAGATCGACTTTTCCTTAACGGATTTTGTCTCTGATGTCCGAGCGGAAACTCCATCAGCGGCAGCGGAGCTGATTAGTAGCGCCTATATTGACGTTGTTAGTCGAATCGAGTACGCTCGGGATACGATCGTGGATCAGGCAGAAGACGGAATCGCATTGAGTCGGCGAAATTTAGGGGATTGGGCGACGAGATTGAAGGCCGCTTCTCCACAGCGCAGTCTTGAGACCGCAGCGTTGCGGATAGATGAATTGAGTAGTCGATTGTTGTCTGTATTGACCCGAGAACTTTCCCGAGCCAAAGGCGAGCTCAATCAATCGAAACTCGCCTTTGGCAGACTCCGGCCGGATCGTGTTGCGAGTGAATACCGACTACGAATAAACGAATTAGCAAAGCGAATACTCGATCGTATGGAGCGTAAGCTCGCACTTGCCAGACATGGTCTGATCGAGACGAGCGGGAAGTTTCAATCACTGAGCCCGAAAGCTACATTGAAACGTGGATACGCCATTCTGTCAGAAGAGGATGGCAAGACTATTTCTTCAGTAGCTCGTCTCTCAAAGTCCAAGCGACTGCTGGCTACGTTGTCGGATGGAGAAACGTGGCTGCGAGTAAATAAATCGGGTAACCCTTAA
- a CDS encoding pseudouridine synthase: MISDYDSSLSIVYQDEEYIAINKPPGLLVHRTAIDSQETQFAVQLLRDQIGQHVFPVHRLDKPTSGALLFALNESALSKGQKAFEMGQINKTYHAIVRGHPAESGVVDHPLRKMLDRGPKAKSDPAQEAKTLYRTRATVEHPIPTERYPKTRYAWVELDPKTGRRHQLRRHLSHIDCPIIGDTKHGDTRRNLAFKEQYGFVRLFLHASSISLVHPFSQEGIEIEASLWPDFQAGLEATGLTQS; this comes from the coding sequence ATGATTTCCGATTATGATTCTTCTCTTTCCATCGTCTATCAAGACGAGGAATACATCGCAATCAACAAACCACCTGGACTGCTTGTCCACCGGACCGCCATCGATTCGCAGGAGACACAATTCGCGGTACAGCTCCTTCGCGACCAAATCGGGCAACACGTTTTTCCCGTCCACCGGCTAGACAAGCCGACCTCCGGCGCCCTTCTCTTCGCACTAAACGAGTCCGCTTTATCCAAAGGGCAGAAGGCATTCGAAATGGGTCAAATCAACAAAACCTATCACGCAATCGTCCGCGGTCATCCTGCTGAAAGTGGAGTGGTTGATCACCCCTTACGAAAGATGCTCGACCGAGGGCCGAAAGCGAAAAGCGACCCCGCCCAAGAGGCGAAAACACTCTATCGCACTCGAGCTACTGTCGAGCACCCCATCCCTACAGAGCGCTACCCTAAAACCCGCTATGCTTGGGTGGAGCTTGATCCCAAGACGGGTCGTCGCCATCAACTACGAAGGCACCTTTCCCACATCGACTGCCCCATCATTGGCGACACCAAACACGGCGACACGCGGCGAAATCTCGCTTTTAAAGAGCAGTATGGATTCGTTCGGCTCTTTTTGCACGCTAGCAGCATATCGCTTGTTCATCCCTTTTCACAAGAGGGTATAGAGATCGAAGCCTCCCTTTGGCCTGACTTTCAAGCAGGTCTTGAGGCAACTGGATTGACTCAAAGCTGA
- a CDS encoding ACT domain-containing protein, giving the protein MYQNIEQQLSVEIANAPGEIARISDLLSSNGVNANAMSVAGGVYRGYFRFLTDQVEEAKSVLISNGLDVECERVISVRLDDKKGQVAKITSALAQANINIDYFYASVDRNDSATRLIIKAENVVLATSVLDEISDFPVGPPELSLA; this is encoded by the coding sequence GTGTACCAGAATATTGAGCAACAGCTTTCAGTAGAAATTGCTAACGCCCCGGGAGAAATCGCCCGTATCAGCGATTTGCTCTCATCAAATGGCGTTAACGCCAATGCAATGTCAGTCGCTGGCGGGGTCTATCGCGGCTACTTCAGATTCCTCACGGACCAAGTGGAAGAAGCCAAAAGCGTTTTGATTTCCAACGGCTTGGACGTGGAGTGCGAGCGGGTTATTTCAGTTAGACTGGACGATAAAAAGGGGCAAGTCGCAAAGATCACCAGCGCCTTGGCTCAGGCAAATATAAATATAGATTACTTTTACGCATCGGTCGATCGCAACGATTCTGCGACCCGTCTAATTATAAAAGCTGAGAATGTCGTCCTCGCGACAAGTGTTCTCGACGAAATTTCAGATTTCCCAGTTGGGCCGCCTGAACTCAGCTTAGCTTAA
- a CDS encoding DUF4097 family beta strand repeat-containing protein, whose amino-acid sequence MKFPKFFLFTIAAILSVSAFGVPKIVRPIDQSINLDGVAKVEACVQGGFINLTGDQRSNAHVLIEKVFRNASEKEADSIESKIEQTIDDLDSILYIEFKYDNNWAFWSLFRSKPSVHFNATLSVPKGINVELHTSGGNIEIDGVEGEVAARTSGGHMKLADIGGPVNAHTSGGSIAASDLRSGANLSTSGGPIKVDSIAGNSKLKTSGGSINATGVNGPLEAKTSGGSITASFPREIDADTLLKTSGGDIIEKLPLGERFYLNAPNSGGGVRTDFPITMTYELKRSRTAEGPVNGGGPFLKFRTS is encoded by the coding sequence ATGAAGTTCCCCAAATTTTTCCTTTTCACAATCGCAGCCATACTGTCCGTATCGGCATTTGGCGTACCCAAAATCGTCCGGCCAATAGATCAGTCCATCAACCTCGACGGTGTCGCAAAAGTAGAAGCCTGCGTCCAAGGCGGATTCATCAATCTTACCGGAGACCAGCGCTCTAATGCACACGTCCTGATCGAAAAAGTATTCCGTAACGCTTCCGAGAAAGAGGCGGACTCGATAGAATCAAAGATCGAGCAAACCATCGACGATCTTGATAGTATCTTGTATATAGAATTTAAGTACGATAATAATTGGGCCTTCTGGAGTTTGTTTAGAAGCAAGCCCAGCGTACACTTCAATGCCACGTTGTCCGTCCCCAAAGGCATTAATGTGGAGCTCCACACTTCTGGCGGAAATATTGAAATTGACGGGGTAGAGGGAGAAGTCGCTGCTCGCACCTCCGGTGGACACATGAAACTAGCCGATATTGGCGGGCCCGTGAACGCTCATACAAGCGGGGGATCCATAGCGGCATCCGACCTAAGGAGCGGGGCAAACCTTTCCACCTCCGGAGGTCCGATCAAAGTCGATTCCATAGCGGGCAATTCAAAACTTAAAACCTCAGGTGGCAGTATCAACGCCACAGGAGTCAACGGTCCCTTGGAAGCTAAAACATCGGGAGGCAGCATCACCGCCAGCTTTCCCAGAGAAATAGATGCCGACACTCTATTGAAGACATCAGGTGGCGATATTATTGAAAAATTGCCGCTAGGCGAACGGTTCTATTTAAACGCTCCCAATAGCGGAGGCGGAGTCAGGACCGACTTTCCCATCACGATGACCTACGAACTCAAACGCAGCCGAACTGCCGAAGGCCCCGTCAACGGAGGCGGCCCTTTTCTCAAGTTTCGCACTTCTTGA
- a CDS encoding beta-N-acetylhexosaminidase gives MQLIPVPKKIIPLNGTFELPEPIALSSDFEIGPRLQSTLETFPSIELESTKSNSTSVRLKKTTVKPAEESYSLSIRREGVEIEAGTDSGFYRGLTTLSQIIQIKGRLLPCIQIEDEPDLEVRGYMLDISRCKVPTQESLFQLIDTLASLKFNQLQFYTEHTFAYQNHQNVWGNASPLTGEETQALDTYCYNRFIELVPNQNSFGHMDRWLRHDNYKHLAECPEGYEHPISGHLPWGGTLKPDQASLDFVSELYDELLPNFRSNLFNIGGDEPWELGQGWSRDIVKAKGKHHVYLDHLLSIHKQVTARDKKMQFWGDIILESRDLAKELPKDAIGVIWGYEADHPFEEQCASFQDSGIPFYVAPGTSAWNTIGGRHRNAIANVKAATAQAIGFGARGTLLTNWGDFGHHHFPPVSYPAIVWAATLSWNMSSESEFDDIQAINTVFFEDNSLDFAKAIFSLSNLINGFSYQPINRTLLNDLLFTSGEKFQFNLGKTNQEELEDCQTGLSKLLIHLRGSNAPSENAKLAKEELILSCQLLCFGINKGLQELDETYSGQTHLDTELQSLIKAYREQWLQRNRPGGLDESVSYLESSLGNP, from the coding sequence ATGCAGCTTATCCCGGTTCCCAAAAAAATAATCCCTCTAAATGGGACTTTCGAACTCCCCGAGCCGATTGCACTTTCAAGTGATTTCGAAATAGGCCCGCGGCTTCAATCCACTCTGGAGACCTTTCCTTCGATCGAGCTCGAATCGACCAAAAGTAATTCCACCTCAGTTCGGTTAAAAAAAACCACGGTCAAACCAGCAGAAGAGTCTTACTCTCTTTCCATAAGACGTGAGGGAGTAGAAATAGAGGCTGGAACCGATTCCGGATTCTACCGAGGGCTGACCACTCTTAGCCAAATCATCCAAATCAAAGGTCGACTTCTTCCCTGTATTCAAATTGAAGATGAACCCGACCTCGAAGTCCGCGGATACATGCTGGATATCAGCCGATGCAAGGTGCCAACCCAAGAGTCCCTTTTCCAGCTAATCGACACGCTCGCTTCTCTCAAATTCAATCAACTGCAATTCTACACGGAGCACACCTTCGCCTACCAGAATCACCAAAACGTTTGGGGGAACGCGTCTCCTTTAACGGGTGAAGAAACCCAAGCGCTGGATACTTATTGCTACAATCGATTCATTGAACTCGTTCCCAATCAAAACTCGTTTGGACATATGGATCGCTGGCTGCGCCATGATAATTACAAACACCTAGCCGAGTGCCCTGAAGGCTATGAGCACCCCATATCAGGTCATCTTCCATGGGGCGGCACCCTCAAGCCAGACCAAGCATCTCTCGATTTCGTGTCCGAATTGTACGACGAGCTTCTTCCAAATTTCCGCAGCAACTTATTCAACATCGGTGGCGACGAACCCTGGGAACTCGGCCAGGGCTGGAGCCGCGATATCGTGAAGGCCAAGGGGAAGCATCACGTCTACCTCGACCACCTTCTTTCTATCCACAAACAAGTAACGGCCCGAGACAAAAAGATGCAATTCTGGGGAGATATTATCCTAGAATCGCGCGATCTGGCTAAGGAGCTACCCAAAGATGCGATCGGCGTCATTTGGGGGTACGAGGCCGATCACCCTTTCGAAGAGCAATGCGCTTCCTTCCAAGATTCCGGCATTCCCTTTTATGTCGCGCCAGGCACCTCCGCTTGGAATACGATAGGCGGGCGTCATAGAAACGCCATCGCAAATGTCAAAGCAGCGACCGCACAGGCTATTGGCTTTGGAGCCCGAGGGACCCTTCTCACGAATTGGGGCGACTTTGGCCATCACCACTTTCCTCCCGTCAGCTATCCCGCAATCGTATGGGCTGCAACGCTGTCTTGGAACATGAGTTCCGAATCGGAGTTTGACGATATCCAGGCTATCAATACGGTTTTCTTTGAAGATAATTCTTTGGACTTTGCCAAAGCGATCTTCTCGCTAAGTAACCTAATAAACGGCTTCTCCTATCAGCCAATCAACCGTACCCTCCTAAACGATCTCCTCTTTACCAGTGGAGAAAAATTCCAGTTCAACCTCGGTAAAACAAATCAAGAGGAACTGGAAGATTGCCAAACCGGACTTTCGAAATTGCTCATTCATTTAAGGGGCTCAAACGCCCCCTCCGAAAACGCCAAGCTAGCAAAGGAGGAGTTGATCCTCTCCTGCCAACTACTTTGTTTCGGAATTAACAAGGGGCTCCAGGAATTGGATGAAACCTACTCTGGACAGACCCATCTAGATACCGAACTCCAATCGCTAATCAAAGCCTACCGCGAACAATGGCTGCAACGCAACCGCCCCGGCGGTTTAGATGAAAGCGTCTCCTATTTGGAAAGTTCGCTTGGGAATCCGTAG
- a CDS encoding HAD family hydrolase, translating to MKWPITTIGFDADDTLWHNENLFEDHHNKYCQLLSDYHDAETVEKVLYETEMRNLELFGYGIKGFTLSCIETAIHLTKGEIKSEEIQRIIDHCRHMLSHPVELFDDVEKVLRNLSSKFRLILVTKGDLRDQERKIAKSGLAAYFDHVEVVSDKTVESYARVLERSRVPIKQFVMIGNSLKSDILPVLNLGGHGIHIPYRITWEHERVESTPHEHDNFYQIESISQLPDLIDTIAVDSIS from the coding sequence ATGAAATGGCCGATAACAACGATTGGATTCGATGCTGACGACACGCTTTGGCACAATGAGAATCTTTTCGAGGACCATCATAACAAATACTGCCAGCTTCTCTCCGATTATCATGACGCTGAAACCGTTGAGAAGGTGCTCTACGAAACTGAGATGCGTAATCTCGAGCTTTTTGGATACGGTATAAAGGGATTCACGCTTTCCTGCATAGAGACCGCCATCCACTTGACCAAAGGGGAAATCAAATCCGAAGAGATCCAGCGCATTATCGATCACTGCCGTCACATGCTTTCTCATCCCGTTGAGCTATTCGACGATGTGGAAAAAGTACTGAGAAACCTCAGTTCAAAATTTCGGCTCATCCTTGTGACCAAGGGTGACCTCCGGGACCAGGAACGGAAAATTGCCAAATCTGGGCTAGCTGCCTATTTCGACCACGTAGAGGTTGTTTCAGACAAGACAGTGGAGTCCTACGCCCGTGTGCTGGAACGAAGTCGGGTACCCATCAAACAGTTCGTCATGATCGGCAATTCCCTCAAATCTGATATTCTTCCCGTATTGAACTTGGGAGGACACGGAATCCATATCCCCTATAGAATTACCTGGGAGCACGAGCGAGTGGAGTCGACTCCACATGAACATGACAACTTCTATCAAATTGAATCAATCTCCCAGCTGCCCGACCTAATCGACACTATCGCGGTCGACTCAATCAGCTAG